A section of the Chryseobacterium ginsenosidimutans genome encodes:
- a CDS encoding HD domain-containing protein, whose product MNLGKGTLEDWLNTPRLYRPTLKRGGDEFKYYSKYESFSSYLESSLHNEVTKAAILEEVKNVSDVNKMTWLNDHGPKHIQTVIQRASEMLTSKCDLNVREVFLLLNAIQVHDIGNFYGRAGHEKNIIKTLRDGLTPIVFDATEINYINNIAQVHGGKIIYKNGTESKNTIGQLKEIVTTNGYDIKLQLLASILRFADELADDKHRSDILALQKGLLPKGSEIYHAYAFCLDSVRIRPEQKKVELHFKISKDFLERQFGKYLIKEDKIIDRFIIDEIFDRTLKMHYERIYCSKFWKTNIEIDEIWVHIEFYNNVKDDDYDAEQSLNGIHPDITYTLKDFEYPSNGNVTIYTLCPNLKYDSNQLIEGKTLLAKIQK is encoded by the coding sequence ATGAATTTAGGAAAAGGGACTTTAGAAGATTGGTTGAATACCCCTAGACTATATAGACCAACATTAAAAAGAGGCGGAGACGAATTTAAATATTACTCCAAATATGAATCATTTAGTTCATATTTGGAAAGTAGCTTACATAATGAAGTTACAAAAGCTGCAATTCTTGAGGAAGTTAAAAATGTTTCTGATGTGAATAAAATGACATGGTTAAATGATCATGGACCTAAACATATTCAGACCGTAATTCAAAGAGCTAGTGAAATGTTAACCTCAAAGTGTGATTTGAATGTTAGAGAGGTATTTTTATTACTAAACGCAATTCAAGTTCATGATATTGGTAATTTTTATGGCAGAGCTGGTCACGAAAAAAATATAATTAAAACTTTAAGAGACGGCCTAACCCCAATTGTTTTTGATGCCACTGAAATAAATTATATAAATAATATTGCGCAGGTTCATGGTGGAAAAATAATTTATAAAAATGGGACTGAAAGTAAGAATACAATTGGACAATTAAAAGAGATTGTAACTACGAATGGTTATGATATAAAATTACAACTTTTAGCTTCAATTTTAAGATTTGCTGATGAACTTGCTGATGATAAACATAGATCGGATATTTTGGCATTACAAAAAGGGCTTTTACCAAAAGGAAGTGAAATTTATCATGCATATGCCTTCTGCTTAGATAGTGTTAGAATTAGACCTGAACAAAAAAAGGTCGAATTACACTTCAAAATTAGTAAAGATTTTTTAGAGAGACAATTTGGTAAATATTTAATAAAAGAAGATAAAATCATAGATCGATTTATAATTGATGAAATTTTTGATAGAACATTAAAAATGCACTATGAAAGAATATATTGTTCAAAATTCTGGAAAACTAATATTGAGATAGATGAAATATGGGTACATATAGAATTCTATAATAATGTCAAAGATGATGATTATGATGCAGAGCAAAGTTTAAATGGAATTCATCCCGATATAACGTACACATTAAAAGATTTTGAATATCCATCTAATGGAAATGTTACTATTTACACTCTATGTCCAAACTTAAAATATGATAGTAATCAATTAATTGAAGGAAAAACTTTACTTGCAAAAATTCAAAAATAA